One window from the genome of Elaeis guineensis isolate ETL-2024a chromosome 5, EG11, whole genome shotgun sequence encodes:
- the LOC105045157 gene encoding uncharacterized protein has translation MFKKFSFEDISAQNQVKASVQRKIRQSIADEYPGLEPLLDDLLPKKSPLIVAKCQNHLNLVVVNNVPLFFNVRDGPYMPTLRLLHQYPEIMKKFQVDRGAIKFVLSGANIMCPGLTSSGGILDDEVSEETPVAIMAEGKQHALAIGYTKMSAKDIRTVNKGIGVDNMHYLNDGLWKMERLE, from the exons ATGTTTAAAAA GTTCTCCTTTGAAGATATATCTGCACAAAACCAAGTGAAGGCATCTGTACAGCGGAAGATTCGACAAAGTATTGCTGATGAG TACCCTGGCCTTGAACCTTTGTTAGATGACCTACTTCCAAAGAAATCACCTCTAATTGTTGCAAAATG ccAAAATCATCTGAATCTTGTCGTGGTGAACAATGTACCACTGTTTTTCAATGTTCGAGATGGTCCTTACATGCCAACTTTGCGGCTTCTTCATCAAT ATCCAGAAAtaatgaaaaagtttcaagtggaTCGAGGTGCGATAAAATTTGTTCTTTCTGGTGCTAACATCATGTGCCCTGGTCTTACATCCTCTGGTGGCATTTTGGATGATGAAGTGTCGGAGGAAACCCCTGTG GCTATAATGGCTGAAGGAAAACAACATGCTTTGGCAATTGGATATACAAAAATGTCGGCAAAAGATAT TAGGACTGTCAACAAGGGAATTGGAGTTGATAATATGCACTATCTAAATGATGGCCTCTGGAAG ATGGAACGCTTAGAATGA